Proteins from a single region of Acidovorax sp. NCPPB 3576:
- a CDS encoding HNH endonuclease, with protein MSDDWTDAELSAAVDAYNGMARREAERKSYSKRQVYRDLAKQFPRTEKAFEYRMQNISAVLLEMGEQWLPGLKPAGNVGANVKPRLAAMLAKTVKRRSAPAKDEQIYKDQLPAIRDWLIEVARVGETVRYGQVMAAFGIGFRNIRRVMDFLGHQSESLDEPIITALIVSPMGRCSPGFEKEFGIADDAAERERLYDYWKANTNTTPPETDERLEVKAARFASVEVRPDQAAFRREVFMAYKGRCAISGCDVGKALDAAHKIGHNWREGHNRAEDGLLLRKDLHALYDHKLLTIDDAGVVGTHTSIKKHYGALDGTTVGQ; from the coding sequence ATGAGCGACGATTGGACGGATGCTGAGCTATCGGCTGCGGTGGACGCTTACAACGGAATGGCACGCCGGGAGGCCGAGCGCAAGTCCTACTCGAAGCGTCAGGTATACCGCGACCTAGCCAAGCAGTTCCCACGCACGGAGAAGGCATTCGAATACCGAATGCAGAACATTTCTGCTGTCCTCCTTGAAATGGGCGAGCAGTGGCTACCTGGCCTCAAACCGGCTGGAAACGTCGGTGCGAACGTCAAGCCGCGTTTGGCTGCGATGCTGGCGAAGACGGTGAAGCGCCGATCTGCGCCCGCCAAGGATGAGCAAATTTACAAGGATCAACTCCCCGCGATCCGTGACTGGCTCATCGAAGTTGCAAGGGTTGGCGAGACCGTCCGCTACGGCCAGGTGATGGCAGCGTTCGGCATCGGGTTTCGCAACATCCGGCGGGTGATGGACTTCCTGGGTCACCAGTCCGAGAGCCTTGACGAACCCATCATCACAGCGCTGATCGTCTCCCCGATGGGCAGATGCTCGCCAGGATTCGAGAAGGAGTTCGGCATTGCTGACGACGCTGCTGAGCGAGAGCGGCTGTACGATTACTGGAAGGCGAACACGAATACGACGCCGCCAGAGACGGATGAGCGCCTGGAAGTGAAAGCGGCAAGGTTTGCCAGTGTCGAGGTGCGTCCCGATCAGGCCGCGTTTAGGCGAGAGGTGTTCATGGCCTACAAGGGTCGGTGCGCCATATCGGGCTGCGATGTGGGGAAGGCGCTTGACGCCGCACACAAGATTGGTCACAACTGGCGCGAAGGCCACAACCGGGCCGAGGATGGGCTGCTGCTCCGCAAGGATCTTCACGCCTTATACGACCACAAGCTGCTGACGATCGACGACGCTGGTGTTGTGGGGACTCATACTTCAATCAAAAAGCACTACGGTGCGCTCGACGGTACGACTGTCGGACAGTGA
- a CDS encoding YihY/virulence factor BrkB family protein gives MAPMTVLHRVRQIAWAIPGLPVIALAIRNYILHQSANQAGSMAFSSVLAMFPLLILLSATAAYVGEPGDAAALAQRVLEYAPPVVRDAMQPVIQQVLAQRNQALLAIGFLVTLWTASSGMQAVRTALNRSYGIERGLPFWKARIKVTVFTVVVGGGIFAAFSSVIVMPYVWQLLERNVGVGQETPWLRNSVRYGSAFLVLTVLYALLYGWLPDLRQRLRTVVPGAIVGAAMWVGAAATLSYTLRSAGKLALVYGSFAGVVATLVFLYISATTLIFGAEVNGVLRDGVEPLEASPQAPAEPPESKPQAVPATGSPPSPQSQG, from the coding sequence ATGGCACCGATGACCGTCCTGCACCGCGTGCGGCAAATCGCCTGGGCCATTCCGGGGCTGCCCGTCATCGCCCTGGCGATCCGCAACTACATCCTCCACCAGAGCGCGAACCAGGCCGGGAGCATGGCGTTCTCCTCGGTGCTGGCGATGTTCCCGCTGCTGATCCTGCTGTCGGCCACGGCGGCCTATGTGGGCGAGCCCGGGGATGCGGCGGCCCTGGCCCAGCGCGTGCTGGAATATGCGCCGCCGGTCGTGCGCGACGCGATGCAGCCGGTGATCCAGCAGGTGCTGGCGCAGCGCAACCAGGCGCTGCTGGCGATCGGCTTCCTGGTCACGCTGTGGACGGCGTCGTCGGGCATGCAGGCTGTGCGCACGGCGCTGAACCGCTCTTACGGCATCGAGCGCGGCCTGCCGTTCTGGAAGGCGCGCATCAAGGTGACGGTGTTCACGGTGGTGGTGGGCGGCGGCATCTTCGCGGCGTTCAGCTCGGTGATCGTCATGCCCTATGTGTGGCAGCTGCTGGAGCGCAACGTGGGTGTGGGCCAGGAGACGCCCTGGCTGCGCAACAGCGTGCGCTACGGCTCGGCGTTTTTGGTGCTGACGGTGCTGTACGCGCTGCTCTATGGCTGGCTGCCCGATCTGCGGCAGCGGCTGCGCACCGTGGTGCCGGGGGCCATCGTGGGCGCGGCGATGTGGGTGGGGGCGGCCGCCACCCTGTCGTACACGCTGCGCAGCGCCGGCAAGCTGGCGCTGGTCTATGGCAGTTTCGCGGGCGTGGTGGCCACGCTGGTGTTTCTGTACATCAGCGCCACCACCCTGATCTTCGGGGCGGAGGTCAACGGGGTGCTGCGCGACGGTGTCGAGCCGCTGGAGGCATCGCCCCAAGCGCCGGCCGAACCCCCGGAATCCAAGCCGCAAGCGGTCCCGGCGACCGGCTCTCCTCCATCGCCGCAGAGCCAGGGGTGA
- a CDS encoding aspartyl/asparaginyl beta-hydroxylase domain-containing protein: MIATVLAGLAGGWLVAMAYVYRLRGRARYASVQQYWRKSWPVFALPNAVLYLFTRRWARGPFVPVDRYAQLAQLAQHWETLRDEALAMQAHGGFDEARRQGSPASFDVGFRTFYKYGWSRYYLHWYGYTYPSAIASCPRTLEILSRFPDIRAAMFAVLPPRSGLTPHADPLGCSLRYHLGLATPNAAQCFINVDGVERAWRDGEAFVFDETYLHFVTNDTDAPRLILMCDVRRPMALPGRVFNAAYSLLARAVQTPNDARDRRGVASALFAALAPVRARGKQLRERNRPLYNALKWGINLALLGAVFGIAAGALASVQWLLPA, encoded by the coding sequence GTGATCGCCACCGTGCTGGCGGGCCTTGCCGGGGGCTGGCTGGTGGCCATGGCGTATGTGTACCGGTTGCGGGGCCGGGCGCGGTACGCCAGCGTGCAGCAGTATTGGCGCAAGAGCTGGCCGGTGTTCGCGCTGCCCAACGCCGTGCTGTATCTCTTCACCCGGCGCTGGGCCCGTGGTCCGTTCGTGCCGGTCGATCGCTACGCCCAGCTTGCGCAGCTGGCGCAGCACTGGGAAACCCTGCGCGATGAAGCCCTGGCCATGCAGGCGCACGGGGGGTTCGACGAGGCGCGGCGCCAGGGCTCGCCCGCGTCGTTCGATGTGGGCTTTCGCACCTTCTACAAATACGGCTGGAGCCGCTATTACCTGCACTGGTATGGCTACACCTACCCATCGGCGATCGCCAGCTGCCCCCGAACCCTGGAGATCCTCTCGCGGTTTCCCGACATCCGGGCGGCCATGTTCGCCGTGCTGCCCCCGCGCTCGGGGCTCACGCCCCACGCCGATCCGCTGGGCTGCTCGCTGCGATACCACCTGGGGCTCGCAACGCCCAATGCGGCGCAGTGCTTCATCAACGTCGATGGCGTCGAGCGGGCCTGGCGCGATGGCGAGGCCTTCGTGTTCGACGAGACCTACCTGCACTTCGTGACCAACGACACCGACGCGCCGCGGCTCATCCTGATGTGCGACGTGCGCAGGCCGATGGCGCTGCCCGGGCGCGTTTTCAATGCGGCGTATTCGCTGCTGGCCCGCGCGGTCCAGACGCCCAACGATGCCCGCGACCGGCGCGGCGTCGCCAGTGCCTTGTTCGCCGCGCTCGCCCCCGTGCGCGCCCGGGGAAAGCAGCTGCGCGAGCGCAATCGCCCTCTCTACAATGCCCTCAAGTGGGGCATCAACCTGGCTTTGCTGGGTGCGGTCTTCGGCATCGCCGCCGGCGCCCTGGCGTCGGTGCAGTGGCTGCTGCCGGCGTGA
- a CDS encoding YqaA family protein, with protein sequence MEIWMNHLMDLLALPQYGLSTVFLVSFISATLLPLGSEPAVFGLIKLNPELFWPAVLVATAGNTLGGALSWWMGYGAHKAVDRARGEHSNPRALAWLQRFGAKACLLSWLPIVGDPLCAVAGWLKLPFWQCVAYMAVGKFGRYLTMTAGLLYLWPEAGG encoded by the coding sequence ATGGAAATCTGGATGAACCACCTCATGGACCTGCTGGCGCTGCCCCAGTACGGCCTCAGCACCGTGTTTTTGGTGTCGTTCATCTCCGCCACCTTGCTGCCGCTGGGCTCCGAGCCCGCGGTGTTCGGCCTCATCAAGCTCAACCCCGAACTCTTCTGGCCCGCCGTGCTGGTGGCCACCGCCGGCAACACCCTGGGCGGCGCGTTGAGCTGGTGGATGGGCTACGGGGCGCACAAGGCCGTGGACCGCGCCCGTGGCGAGCACTCCAACCCCCGGGCGCTGGCCTGGCTGCAGCGCTTCGGCGCCAAAGCGTGCCTATTGAGCTGGCTGCCCATCGTGGGCGACCCGCTGTGCGCGGTGGCCGGCTGGCTCAAGCTGCCCTTCTGGCAGTGCGTGGCCTACATGGCGGTGGGAAAGTTCGGGCGCTACCTGACCATGACGGCGGGCCTGCTGTACCTCTGGCCCGAGGCAGGGGGCTGA
- a CDS encoding sensor histidine kinase, which translates to MKWPWRVQSLQWLINATLLMFGAMLALALLVQGKLSQGLVEHPIWHHLLESGTRSVLQSSRPDLSDTLPTQGTVKGWLLPSGATAAPGMPAFFAALAPGYYTEGQIEQIADPSTFAVAVSILTPRKAPFASAGDAADRSRSYTVMVTAVPQGRLIMSIDLTELEDEQNRSVQLSVLFMLFNLLMIGAVIWWLQLSLTRPVQDLARRMRELDPLKPSQRLPVRYRKSELNVIAQEANAHLERVELAVERERSLLDQASHEFRTPLAIISGAADVLHQQALPERAQRPLHRIDEAVENLTQIMEALLYLSREPGPEERRQVTVLHALVPDLVRDHAYLLSGKPVRYVLDALEPTTLMAPESMVRIAAGNLLRNAAEHTHEGEIHVSITGATLCIRDTGCGFDTAQSAHRFTESLKQSGKRAGGAGGAGMGLFLTQRICERFGWRLVLESSVSVGTSAILHFEPGPVRPG; encoded by the coding sequence GTGAAGTGGCCATGGCGCGTGCAGAGCCTGCAGTGGCTGATCAACGCCACCTTGCTGATGTTCGGCGCCATGCTCGCCCTGGCGCTGCTGGTGCAAGGCAAGCTGAGCCAGGGCCTGGTCGAGCATCCCATCTGGCACCACCTGCTGGAGTCGGGCACGCGCAGCGTCCTGCAGTCGTCCCGGCCCGATCTGAGCGACACGCTGCCGACCCAGGGCACGGTCAAGGGCTGGCTGCTGCCAAGCGGCGCCACGGCTGCGCCCGGCATGCCGGCGTTCTTCGCCGCGCTGGCCCCGGGGTACTACACCGAAGGCCAGATCGAACAGATCGCCGATCCTTCGACGTTCGCCGTCGCCGTTTCGATTCTCACGCCCCGCAAGGCACCATTCGCCAGCGCAGGCGATGCGGCGGACCGCTCCCGCAGCTACACGGTCATGGTCACGGCCGTGCCGCAGGGCCGGCTGATCATGTCCATCGATCTGACCGAACTGGAGGACGAGCAGAACCGCAGCGTCCAGCTGAGCGTGCTGTTCATGCTGTTCAACCTCTTGATGATCGGTGCGGTGATCTGGTGGCTTCAACTGAGCCTGACCCGGCCCGTGCAGGACCTGGCGCGGCGGATGCGCGAGCTCGATCCGCTGAAACCCTCGCAGCGCCTGCCCGTGCGCTACCGCAAGAGCGAGCTCAACGTGATTGCGCAAGAGGCCAACGCGCACCTCGAACGGGTGGAGCTGGCGGTGGAGCGCGAGCGCAGCCTGCTCGACCAGGCCAGCCATGAATTCCGCACGCCGCTGGCCATCATCTCCGGCGCGGCCGACGTGCTGCACCAGCAGGCCTTGCCCGAGCGCGCCCAGCGGCCCCTGCACCGCATCGACGAGGCGGTGGAGAACCTGACCCAGATCATGGAGGCGCTGCTTTACCTGTCGCGCGAGCCCGGTCCCGAAGAGCGCCGGCAGGTCACGGTGCTGCACGCGCTGGTTCCCGACCTGGTGCGCGACCACGCCTATCTGCTGTCCGGAAAGCCCGTGCGCTACGTGCTCGATGCGCTGGAGCCCACCACGTTGATGGCGCCCGAATCCATGGTGCGCATCGCGGCGGGCAACCTGTTGCGCAACGCCGCCGAGCACACGCACGAGGGCGAGATCCATGTGTCGATCACCGGCGCCACGCTGTGCATCCGCGACACCGGGTGCGGCTTCGACACGGCGCAGTCCGCCCACCGATTCACCGAGTCGTTGAAGCAATCGGGCAAGCGCGCCGGGGGCGCCGGGGGCGCGGGCATGGGCCTGTTCCTCACCCAGCGCATCTGCGAGCGGTTCGGCTGGCGGCTGGTGCTGGAGTCGTCGGTCTCCGTGGGTACCTCGGCCATCCTCCACTTCGAGCCGGGGCCGGTCAGGCCGGGTTAG
- a CDS encoding MOSC domain-containing protein gives MTFRPDHDLAGTIARLFVHPVKSCAGIEVRQALLTDTGLDLDRAWMVVDAAGHFLTQRTLPRMALVRPQLKVQEMVLRAPGMLALHVAIDQVEGPATVQLWDDTVPAWDMGPLAAQWFTDFLGQPCRMVRFDPEHRRLSSPKWSDGLEVPNLFSDGFPLLLASQASLDGLNERLRAAGHAAVGIERFRPNIVVDGLQAHDEDRIDRLYIGTGEGEEVHLQPTKPCARCPIPDIDPATAASSPEVSDMMRTYRHDRRLGGAVTFGMNAIVREGAGRMLRVGQPVAADLRFE, from the coding sequence GTGACTTTCCGCCCTGACCACGACCTTGCCGGCACCATCGCGCGCCTGTTCGTCCACCCCGTCAAATCCTGCGCCGGCATCGAAGTGCGCCAGGCGCTGCTCACCGACACCGGGCTGGACCTGGACCGCGCCTGGATGGTCGTGGACGCGGCCGGCCACTTCCTCACCCAGCGCACCTTGCCGCGCATGGCCCTGGTCCGGCCCCAGCTCAAGGTGCAAGAAATGGTGCTGCGCGCCCCCGGCATGCTGGCGCTGCACGTTGCGATCGACCAGGTGGAAGGCCCGGCCACCGTGCAGCTGTGGGACGACACGGTGCCCGCCTGGGACATGGGCCCGCTGGCCGCCCAGTGGTTCACCGACTTTCTGGGCCAGCCCTGCCGCATGGTGCGGTTCGACCCCGAGCACCGCCGGCTGTCCAGCCCGAAGTGGTCCGATGGCCTGGAGGTACCCAACCTCTTTTCCGACGGGTTTCCGTTGCTGCTGGCCAGCCAGGCTTCGCTCGACGGTCTGAACGAGCGGCTGCGGGCCGCCGGCCATGCGGCCGTGGGCATCGAGCGCTTTCGCCCCAACATCGTGGTCGATGGACTGCAGGCGCACGACGAGGACCGCATTGACCGGCTCTACATCGGCACCGGGGAGGGCGAGGAAGTGCACCTGCAGCCCACCAAGCCCTGCGCGCGCTGCCCCATCCCGGACATCGACCCGGCCACCGCCGCCAGCAGCCCCGAGGTGAGCGACATGATGCGCACCTACCGCCACGACCGGCGGCTGGGCGGGGCCGTCACCTTCGGCATGAACGCCATCGTGCGCGAAGGCGCCGGCCGCATGCTGCGCGTGGGCCAGCCTGTGGCGGCCGATCTGCGCTTCGAATGA
- a CDS encoding c-type cytochrome: protein MRWIDVSVPAARRALAVCALGLACWLAGAAQAAVLHLEGPAGARQVDTETLLRHPEARDIDVPADVAYHRPMRYRAVPLSAVLNGLGLGAGDVLEAVALDGFVAQLPGALVLRPGRGQAWLAVEPAGAPWPALPGKASGSGPFYIVWPVADGVLSEQWPYAVARLHVREAPEKRWPRIGVAPEVPAGDARRRGQAIFVAQCFVCHTMNGGGEARLGPDLNLPMSPVEYFQPQALRQLVRNPASVRQWPGQSMPGFSPDRLSDSDLDDLVSYLQHMARERRGAR, encoded by the coding sequence ATGCGATGGATCGATGTTTCCGTCCCGGCCGCGCGCCGTGCCCTGGCCGTGTGCGCGCTGGGCCTGGCCTGTTGGCTGGCCGGCGCGGCGCAGGCTGCGGTCCTGCACCTGGAAGGTCCGGCCGGTGCCCGGCAGGTCGATACCGAAACGCTGCTGCGCCACCCCGAGGCGCGCGACATCGACGTGCCGGCGGACGTGGCCTACCACCGGCCCATGCGCTACCGCGCCGTGCCCCTGTCCGCCGTGCTGAACGGCCTGGGCCTGGGCGCGGGCGACGTGCTGGAGGCGGTCGCGCTCGATGGCTTCGTCGCCCAGTTGCCCGGCGCGCTGGTGCTGCGCCCGGGGCGGGGCCAGGCCTGGCTGGCGGTCGAGCCGGCCGGTGCGCCCTGGCCCGCGCTGCCGGGCAAGGCGTCGGGCTCCGGGCCGTTCTACATCGTCTGGCCGGTGGCCGACGGCGTGCTCAGCGAGCAGTGGCCCTACGCGGTGGCCCGGCTGCACGTGCGCGAGGCGCCGGAAAAGCGCTGGCCCCGGATCGGCGTCGCACCCGAGGTGCCCGCGGGCGATGCGCGCCGGCGCGGCCAGGCGATCTTCGTGGCGCAGTGCTTCGTCTGCCACACCATGAACGGCGGCGGCGAGGCGCGCCTGGGGCCCGACCTGAACCTGCCGATGAGTCCCGTGGAGTACTTCCAGCCGCAGGCGCTGCGCCAGCTGGTGCGCAACCCGGCCAGCGTGCGCCAGTGGCCCGGGCAGTCGATGCCCGGCTTCTCGCCGGACCGGCTCAGCGACAGCGATCTGGACGATCTGGTGA
- a CDS encoding MipA/OmpV family protein, whose translation MNTSCSVLACLLTLPVLATAQTASQSEAPSPRWGLGLGLMVKDSPYAGEGNKTTALPLIRYEGERFYFRGLTAGAHLMHSKGFSLDAIASLRTDGISAKDFGVPELARNGINRSLLEDRDNGLDLGVAASWRGAAGEFELTAKADVTGASEGFELSARYGYGFQLGRGRLTPSISVSYLSKDMANYYYGTLNEEVARGVVDYKPGAATIPKLGLTYVHPIGQHWQFMTALQYKVLPKKITNSPLLKADTNGEGSVMFGLSRSF comes from the coding sequence ATGAACACCTCTTGCTCCGTCCTGGCCTGCCTCCTCACCCTGCCCGTGCTCGCCACGGCGCAGACCGCATCGCAATCCGAGGCGCCGTCCCCGCGCTGGGGCCTGGGCCTGGGGCTCATGGTCAAGGACAGCCCCTATGCCGGCGAAGGCAACAAGACCACCGCGTTGCCGCTGATCCGCTATGAAGGCGAGCGGTTTTACTTTCGCGGGCTGACCGCCGGCGCGCATCTGATGCACAGCAAGGGCTTCAGCCTGGATGCCATCGCTTCGCTGCGCACCGACGGCATCTCGGCCAAGGACTTCGGCGTGCCGGAACTGGCGCGCAACGGCATCAACCGCAGCCTGCTGGAGGACCGGGACAACGGCCTGGATCTGGGCGTGGCCGCGTCCTGGCGCGGCGCGGCCGGTGAATTCGAGCTGACCGCCAAGGCCGACGTGACGGGCGCGAGCGAAGGGTTCGAGCTGAGCGCCAGGTACGGCTACGGCTTCCAGCTCGGCCGGGGGCGGCTCACCCCCAGCATCAGCGTGAGCTATCTGTCCAAGGACATGGCCAACTACTACTACGGCACCTTGAACGAAGAGGTGGCGCGGGGCGTGGTCGATTACAAGCCCGGTGCGGCGACGATCCCCAAGCTGGGCCTGACCTACGTGCACCCGATCGGCCAGCACTGGCAGTTCATGACGGCGCTGCAATACAAGGTGCTGCCCAAGAAGATCACGAACAGCCCGCTCCTGAAGGCCGACACGAACGGCGAAGGGTCGGTGATGTTCGGCCTGTCCAGGAGCTTCTGA
- a CDS encoding Kelch repeat-containing protein yields MKRFLWGLGMALALIAPGAQAHGSAAEASAAADGRWSRLVTTGEGPSVRSTPAVAPVLGSIYLFGGVKDDFASGENTFYDDLYRFDPRLARWTPLSPSGAKPPARAFAASAAVPARHWMLVFGGANYSADLSSLTFFDDLWAYSALLNRWTQLQPGNPGPSARSRPAMWVDGEKVYVFGGIQTDFNTLNDLWAFDLRTNLWTQIIANGDPNSPTSRHEAAVAGRAWDGQLTLYGGQFSDSDGFVSLNDTWRFDLATHQWQNITPAEADKNVDAPRHQGSTVQIGHALLMAGGDLPGGSSGCGAAFPQNATSELWRFNLHDRKWRLLAPGGDAFPAIKRTNAAAVGGVMYVFSGFGFSCQNDEGGQVWNPDVYAFRPR; encoded by the coding sequence ATGAAACGATTTCTGTGGGGCCTGGGAATGGCCCTGGCGCTGATCGCCCCCGGGGCGCAGGCGCATGGGAGCGCAGCAGAAGCATCAGCCGCAGCAGACGGCCGCTGGAGCCGGCTGGTCACCACGGGCGAGGGGCCGTCCGTGCGCTCGACGCCCGCTGTGGCGCCGGTCCTCGGGTCCATCTACCTGTTCGGCGGGGTCAAGGACGATTTCGCCAGCGGCGAGAACACGTTCTACGACGACCTGTACCGCTTCGACCCCCGCCTGGCCCGGTGGACGCCGCTGTCGCCCTCCGGCGCCAAGCCGCCGGCCCGGGCCTTCGCCGCGAGTGCCGCCGTGCCGGCGCGGCACTGGATGCTGGTGTTCGGCGGCGCCAACTACAGCGCCGACCTTTCTTCGCTCACGTTCTTCGACGACCTGTGGGCCTACAGCGCCCTGCTGAACCGCTGGACGCAGTTGCAGCCGGGCAATCCGGGACCCTCGGCCCGGTCGCGCCCCGCCATGTGGGTGGACGGCGAGAAGGTCTATGTGTTCGGCGGCATCCAGACCGATTTCAACACCTTGAACGACCTGTGGGCCTTCGACCTGCGCACCAATCTGTGGACCCAAATCATCGCCAATGGCGACCCGAACTCGCCGACCTCGCGCCATGAGGCCGCGGTGGCCGGGCGCGCATGGGACGGGCAATTGACGCTGTACGGCGGGCAATTCAGCGACAGCGACGGCTTCGTCTCGTTGAACGACACCTGGCGCTTCGACCTCGCCACCCACCAGTGGCAGAACATCACGCCCGCCGAAGCCGACAAAAACGTCGATGCGCCCCGCCACCAGGGATCGACCGTGCAGATCGGCCACGCGCTGCTGATGGCCGGGGGCGACCTGCCGGGCGGCAGTTCCGGCTGCGGCGCAGCGTTTCCGCAAAACGCCACGTCCGAACTGTGGCGCTTCAACCTGCACGACCGCAAGTGGCGCCTGCTGGCCCCGGGCGGCGATGCCTTCCCGGCGATCAAACGCACCAACGCGGCCGCGGTGGGTGGGGTGATGTACGTGTTCTCAGGCTTTGGCTTCTCGTGCCAGAACGATGAGGGTGGGCAGGTTTGGAACCCTGACGTCTACGCTTTCCGGCCCCGCTGA
- the ychF gene encoding redox-regulated ATPase YchF, producing the protein MSLKCGIVGLPNVGKSTLFNALTKAGIAAENYPFCTIEPNTGVVEVPDPRLQQLADIITPERIVPAIVEFVDIAGLVAGASQGEGLGNQFLAHIRETDAIVNVVRCFEDDNVIHVAGRVDPISDIEVIQTELCLADLATVEKALNRYSKAAKSGNDKEAAKLVSILTPIQAALDQGKPARTVPLSKEDAPLLKPFCLITAKPAMFVGNVSDDGFENNPLLERLKEYAAAQNAPVVAICAKMEAEMSEMSDEDRDMFLAEMGQAEPGLNRLIRAGFTLLGLQTYFTAGVKEVRAWTIHVGDTAPQAAGVIHGDFERGFIRAQTIAFEDFIAFKGEQGAKDAGKMRAEGKEYVVKDGDVMNFLFNV; encoded by the coding sequence ATGAGCCTGAAATGCGGCATCGTGGGCCTGCCCAATGTGGGCAAGTCCACCCTCTTCAACGCGCTGACCAAGGCCGGCATCGCCGCCGAGAACTATCCGTTCTGCACCATCGAGCCCAATACGGGCGTGGTGGAAGTGCCCGATCCCCGCCTGCAGCAGCTCGCCGACATCATCACGCCCGAGCGCATCGTGCCGGCCATCGTCGAGTTCGTGGACATCGCGGGCCTCGTGGCCGGCGCCAGCCAGGGCGAAGGCCTGGGCAACCAGTTCCTCGCGCACATCCGCGAAACCGACGCCATCGTGAACGTGGTGCGCTGCTTCGAGGACGACAACGTCATCCACGTGGCCGGCCGCGTGGACCCGATCTCCGACATCGAAGTCATCCAGACCGAGCTGTGCCTGGCCGACCTCGCCACGGTGGAAAAGGCGCTCAACCGCTACAGCAAGGCCGCCAAGTCGGGCAACGACAAGGAAGCCGCCAAGCTGGTGTCCATCCTGACGCCCATCCAGGCCGCGCTCGACCAAGGCAAGCCCGCGCGCACCGTGCCCTTGAGCAAGGAAGACGCGCCGCTGCTCAAGCCCTTTTGCCTGATCACCGCCAAGCCCGCCATGTTCGTGGGCAACGTGAGCGATGACGGCTTCGAGAACAACCCGCTGCTGGAGCGCCTCAAGGAATATGCCGCCGCCCAGAACGCGCCCGTCGTGGCCATCTGCGCCAAGATGGAAGCGGAAATGTCCGAGATGAGCGACGAGGACCGCGACATGTTCCTGGCCGAGATGGGCCAGGCCGAACCCGGCCTGAACCGCCTGATCCGCGCCGGCTTCACCCTGCTGGGCCTGCAGACCTACTTCACGGCCGGCGTGAAGGAAGTGCGCGCCTGGACCATCCACGTGGGCGACACCGCGCCCCAGGCCGCAGGCGTGATCCACGGCGACTTCGAGCGCGGCTTCATCCGTGCGCAGACGATTGCCTTCGAAGACTTCATCGCCTTCAAGGGCGAGCAGGGCGCCAAGGACGCGGGCAAGATGCGCGCGGAAGGCAAGGAATACGTCGTCAAGGATGGCGACGTGATGAACTTCCTGTTCAACGTTTAA
- a CDS encoding response regulator transcription factor, translating to MNASLAHPVPLQVLIIEDNRALAANIFDYLEACGHVPDAAPDGNSGLDLAIRNRYDAIVLDWMLPRMDGMSVLCKLRQEHACVTPIIMLTAKDQLEGKLLGFENGADDYLVKPVALPELEIRLRVMVSRAQARAAAGRTLRVGDLAYHLDTLQVTRGTRSVALSGTSRNILELLMRESPGTVRRDRLERLIWGQDVPDADLLRSRMHLLRREIDQPGEARLLHTVTGAGYRLGGASA from the coding sequence GTGAACGCCAGCCTCGCCCATCCCGTCCCTCTGCAAGTCCTCATCATCGAGGACAACCGCGCGCTGGCCGCGAACATCTTCGACTACCTGGAGGCCTGCGGGCACGTGCCGGATGCGGCGCCCGATGGCAACTCGGGCCTGGATCTGGCCATCCGCAACCGGTACGACGCGATCGTCCTGGATTGGATGCTGCCCCGGATGGACGGCATGAGCGTTCTGTGCAAGCTGCGGCAGGAGCATGCCTGCGTGACCCCCATCATCATGCTCACCGCCAAGGACCAGCTGGAAGGCAAGCTGCTGGGCTTCGAGAACGGGGCGGACGACTATCTGGTCAAGCCGGTGGCCCTGCCCGAACTGGAGATCCGCCTGCGGGTGATGGTCAGCCGTGCCCAGGCCCGGGCGGCGGCCGGGCGCACCTTGCGGGTGGGCGATCTGGCCTACCACCTGGATACGCTGCAAGTGACGCGGGGCACGCGCTCCGTCGCGCTGTCGGGCACGTCCCGAAACATCCTGGAGCTGCTGATGCGCGAATCGCCAGGCACCGTGCGCCGCGACCGGCTGGAGCGCCTGATCTGGGGCCAGGACGTTCCCGACGCAGACCTGCTGCGCTCCAGGATGCACCTGCTGCGGCGCGAGATCGACCAGCCCGGCGAAGCCCGGCTGCTGCATACCGTCACCGGGGCCGGCTACCGGCTGGGCGGGGCTTCGGCGTGA